A single Calidifontibacter indicus DNA region contains:
- the infC gene encoding translation initiation factor IF-3, which produces MRLVGPNGEQVGIVRVEDALRLAAEADLDLVEVAPQAKPPVAKLMDYGKFKYEAALKAREARKNQVNTVIKEIKLRPKIDPHDYQTKLGHIERFLKAGDKVKVTIWLRGREQSRPELGFRLLQRVAADIGELGFVESAPKQDGRNMIMVLGPTRKKAEARAEGRRRREQAAEKAPETVEQAPEAVEQAEPAEESATETAAQ; this is translated from the coding sequence GTGCGGCTTGTCGGCCCCAACGGTGAGCAGGTCGGGATCGTGCGCGTCGAGGACGCGTTGCGACTGGCCGCCGAAGCAGATCTCGACCTCGTCGAGGTGGCACCGCAGGCCAAGCCGCCGGTCGCCAAGCTCATGGACTACGGCAAGTTCAAGTACGAAGCTGCCCTGAAAGCCCGTGAGGCCCGCAAGAACCAGGTCAACACGGTCATCAAGGAGATCAAACTCCGACCGAAGATCGACCCGCACGACTACCAGACCAAGCTCGGCCACATCGAGCGGTTCCTGAAGGCCGGCGACAAGGTCAAGGTCACCATCTGGCTGCGCGGACGTGAGCAGTCGCGTCCGGAGCTGGGTTTCCGTCTGCTGCAGCGTGTGGCCGCCGACATCGGCGAGCTCGGCTTCGTCGAGAGCGCGCCGAAGCAGGACGGTCGCAACATGATCATGGTGCTGGGTCCGACCCGTAAGAAGGCCGAAGCCCGCGCCGAGGGTCGCCGTCGTCGTGAGCAGGCTGCCGAGAAGGCGCCTGAGACCGTCGAGCAGGCACCCGAAGCCGTCGAGCAGGCCGAGCCGGCCGAGGAGTCGGCCACCGAGACTGCCGCCCAGTAG
- the rplT gene encoding 50S ribosomal protein L20, whose amino-acid sequence MARVKRAVNAQKKRRTVLEQASGYRGQRSRLYRKAKEQVTHSMGYAYRDRRAKKGDFRRLWIQRINAGARANGMTYNRFIQGLKNAEIEVDRRMLAELAVNDAAAFAALVEIAKANVSTESTPESTPAA is encoded by the coding sequence GTGGCACGCGTGAAGCGGGCAGTCAACGCCCAGAAGAAGCGCCGTACCGTCCTCGAGCAGGCCAGCGGCTACCGCGGCCAGCGCTCGCGCCTTTACCGCAAGGCGAAGGAGCAGGTCACCCACAGCATGGGTTACGCGTACCGTGACCGGCGCGCGAAGAAGGGCGACTTCCGTCGCCTCTGGATCCAGCGCATCAACGCAGGTGCGCGCGCGAACGGCATGACGTACAACCGGTTCATCCAGGGTCTGAAGAACGCCGAGATCGAGGTCGACCGCCGCATGCTCGCCGAGCTGGCCGTCAACGACGCCGCCGCGTTCGCCGCCCTGGTCGAGATCGCCAAGGCGAACGTCAGCACCGAGTCGACCCCCGAGTCGACCCCGGCTGCCTGA
- a CDS encoding serine/threonine-protein kinase: MGRELAPGTVIGGVSVIGLAGRGGMGSVYRAQHLALDRTVAIKVMNADVADDPEFLARFRREARLAAALDHPHVVPIMHAGEEGGRVYLTMKFVDGTDLSKVIREGSVEPAEAVEIVHQVAGALDAAHARGLVHRDVKPANILVSGSRGRPHSYLTDFGITKEVSDNGLTAAGMTIGTVDYMSPEQINGDPVDGRSDQYALACVLFQLLTGRVPFAADRQVARISGHLYSPPPDLRTIRPQLPGELAHVVAKGLAKQPDQRFGSCTALAEAARAALVYGGSVHSPVPFVGADATHGPGGSTTKSAPRPGGPSRRVLLGAGAGAAALAAGAIGWYLIPRDDEPAGTGPSPGVVGELKAGAISVGPNPRGLAGGDGALWTANYDDGTVSRIDLANRTVRSIKVNGGPGSLHFGQGKTWVWNYTSSFTPVDAATGEVGELIRLDHAISRSAAGTDFLWYVVPSEQAVGRIDMRSGENIPGLIKVGSRPDGIAASGGKVYVVCVGDRALVTLDEATGQPAGERVDLPAGIVEVVAAFGRVFVGGNGLAQVRGSKVTAADLENNVRGSAALGNDGVWIHDGSGGTITKYDFDLNAPLGASIAGVPPRLVDFLVFSGSLWLLDGDNSQVHEIRIL; this comes from the coding sequence GTGGGGAGAGAACTGGCACCTGGAACCGTGATCGGGGGAGTGTCCGTCATCGGCCTGGCCGGGCGCGGCGGCATGGGCTCGGTGTACCGGGCGCAGCACCTCGCGCTCGATCGGACCGTCGCGATCAAGGTGATGAACGCCGACGTCGCCGACGACCCCGAGTTCCTCGCCAGGTTTCGCCGCGAAGCGCGGCTGGCCGCCGCGTTGGATCACCCGCACGTCGTCCCGATCATGCATGCCGGGGAAGAAGGCGGTCGCGTCTACCTCACGATGAAGTTCGTCGACGGCACGGATCTGTCGAAGGTCATCCGGGAGGGAAGCGTCGAGCCTGCGGAGGCGGTGGAGATCGTCCACCAGGTCGCGGGAGCGCTGGACGCCGCGCACGCCCGCGGGCTCGTCCACCGGGACGTGAAGCCGGCCAACATCCTGGTGAGCGGAAGTAGAGGAAGACCGCACAGTTACCTGACCGACTTCGGCATCACTAAGGAGGTCAGTGACAACGGGCTGACCGCTGCCGGGATGACCATCGGCACCGTCGACTACATGTCGCCCGAGCAGATCAACGGGGATCCGGTCGACGGACGCAGCGACCAGTACGCCTTGGCGTGTGTGCTGTTCCAACTGCTCACCGGCCGGGTGCCGTTCGCAGCGGATCGACAGGTCGCCCGGATCTCGGGTCACCTGTACTCTCCGCCGCCCGACCTTCGAACGATCAGGCCGCAGTTGCCGGGCGAACTGGCTCACGTCGTCGCCAAGGGCCTCGCCAAACAGCCGGATCAACGCTTCGGCTCGTGTACCGCGTTGGCCGAAGCTGCTCGTGCAGCTCTGGTGTACGGTGGTTCAGTCCACTCGCCGGTGCCGTTCGTCGGCGCAGATGCCACCCATGGACCCGGCGGTTCCACCACGAAGTCTGCGCCGCGTCCCGGAGGGCCGTCGAGACGCGTGCTGCTCGGAGCCGGGGCGGGCGCCGCGGCACTGGCGGCCGGAGCCATCGGCTGGTATCTGATCCCGCGGGACGACGAGCCCGCTGGCACGGGCCCCTCGCCCGGAGTGGTCGGTGAGTTGAAGGCCGGTGCGATCTCGGTGGGCCCGAACCCAAGAGGGCTCGCCGGCGGCGACGGCGCGTTGTGGACCGCGAACTACGACGACGGCACGGTGAGTCGGATCGACCTCGCGAACCGGACGGTGCGCTCGATCAAGGTCAACGGTGGCCCGGGCAGCCTGCACTTCGGCCAGGGCAAGACGTGGGTGTGGAACTACACCAGTTCGTTCACGCCGGTCGATGCCGCGACCGGGGAGGTCGGTGAGCTCATCCGCCTCGACCACGCGATCTCCAGGTCGGCCGCCGGAACCGACTTCCTCTGGTATGTCGTGCCGAGCGAGCAGGCCGTCGGCAGGATCGACATGCGTAGCGGTGAGAACATCCCTGGTCTCATCAAGGTGGGTAGCCGTCCTGACGGAATCGCGGCCTCCGGTGGCAAGGTCTACGTCGTCTGTGTCGGCGATCGGGCGCTGGTAACGCTCGACGAGGCCACCGGGCAGCCGGCCGGGGAACGAGTGGACCTGCCCGCAGGCATCGTCGAGGTGGTGGCTGCTTTCGGGCGAGTGTTCGTCGGCGGTAACGGCCTGGCCCAGGTGCGCGGCTCGAAGGTGACCGCCGCCGACCTGGAGAACAACGTGCGCGGTAGCGCTGCCCTGGGCAACGACGGCGTGTGGATCCACGACGGCTCTGGGGGCACGATCACCAAGTACGACTTCGACCTGAATGCGCCGCTGGGTGCGTCCATCGCCGGAGTGCCGCCACGGCTGGTGGACTTCCTGGTCTTCTCCGGCTCCCTCTGGCTGCTGGACGGCGACAACTCGCAGGTGCATGAGATCCGCATCCTTTGA
- a CDS encoding MFS transporter translates to MSITPYRSVLANQAARRALVLGILLRIPIFGTGVLLMLHVVEHLDRSWAEAGLVSAVATLAIAVSGPWRGRLLDRHGLRKVVAPSIVITGSCWAVAPFVGYWPLLFLAGLAGLFVVPIFSIARQSVIAAVPLNERRTALSVDGVGVELAYMSGPAVAVWAGHQFGTAITLFALQMLGVVGGIVLWLLDPSLREEGSATADAAAQIPRSEWFRPAFVGLCLAAAASTLVLVGSEVAVVAGLRQWGESGSLGLVFAGWGVGSILGGLYYGAMSRGLSPYFLLAGLALVTAPMALADSALTVAGLAVLAGVFCAPTITASVEAVSRVVPAAARGEAMGWHGSCMTAGSALAAPLVGMVIDGHGHQSAIVLVCVLGLVVALAGAAAAALVRSRRSQLIPAH, encoded by the coding sequence ATGTCCATCACCCCTTACCGCAGCGTGCTCGCCAACCAGGCCGCTCGCCGAGCCCTGGTGCTCGGCATCCTGCTGCGCATCCCGATCTTCGGCACCGGGGTGCTGCTGATGTTGCACGTTGTCGAGCATCTGGACCGTTCGTGGGCCGAGGCCGGCCTCGTCTCGGCGGTCGCGACTCTCGCGATTGCGGTCAGCGGACCTTGGCGTGGACGCCTGTTGGATCGGCACGGGCTTCGCAAGGTCGTCGCCCCGTCGATCGTCATCACCGGGTCGTGTTGGGCGGTTGCGCCGTTCGTGGGGTACTGGCCGCTGCTGTTCCTCGCCGGCCTGGCCGGCCTCTTCGTCGTGCCGATCTTCTCGATCGCGCGGCAGAGCGTCATCGCTGCCGTCCCGCTGAACGAACGTCGCACTGCGCTGTCCGTCGACGGCGTGGGGGTGGAACTGGCCTACATGTCCGGACCGGCGGTCGCCGTCTGGGCCGGGCATCAGTTCGGTACCGCCATCACGCTGTTCGCTCTGCAGATGCTCGGGGTCGTCGGTGGGATCGTGCTCTGGTTGCTCGACCCGAGCCTGCGCGAGGAGGGGTCCGCAACGGCAGACGCCGCTGCGCAGATTCCTCGTTCGGAATGGTTCCGTCCGGCCTTCGTCGGCCTGTGCCTGGCCGCCGCTGCATCGACGCTCGTGCTCGTGGGCAGCGAGGTCGCCGTGGTCGCCGGACTGCGCCAGTGGGGTGAGTCCGGGTCGCTCGGCCTGGTCTTCGCCGGGTGGGGAGTTGGATCGATCCTAGGCGGTCTCTACTACGGCGCGATGTCCCGTGGCCTGTCGCCGTACTTCCTTCTCGCCGGTCTGGCGTTGGTCACCGCACCGATGGCGCTCGCCGACTCCGCTCTTACCGTGGCGGGACTTGCCGTGCTCGCCGGAGTCTTCTGCGCGCCCACCATCACCGCGTCGGTCGAGGCGGTCAGCCGGGTCGTACCGGCGGCTGCTCGAGGTGAGGCGATGGGCTGGCACGGCTCCTGCATGACGGCAGGATCAGCCCTCGCGGCGCCACTGGTCGGGATGGTCATTGATGGCCACGGCCATCAATCTGCGATCGTGCTGGTCTGCGTGCTCGGCCTGGTCGTGGCGCTCGCGGGTGCCGCCGCGGCCGCCCTGGTCCGCAGTCGACGCAGCCAGCTGATCCCCGCGCACTGA
- a CDS encoding TrmH family RNA methyltransferase — MEPVLSNPTSDRVKKVRALHRRSSRERAGQFLAEGPQSVREVLRFAPGTVDAVYYVRGERSAELVELAAQRGVTTRECTPEVLAQMCEAQHPQPVVAVVRPVSVSLDEALAGDGYVVVLTNVRDPGNAGTVIRGADAAGARCVLISDSSVDIENPKVVRSTVGSLWHLPIHTGSSIEEIFAACRDAGLLLLAADGVGEQLLPDTDLTRPHAWVMGNEAWGLEPEVRDACDEVVRVPIYGHAESLNLAMAATVCMYASAAATQTTD, encoded by the coding sequence GTGGAGCCCGTCCTTTCCAACCCGACCTCCGATCGGGTGAAGAAGGTGCGAGCGCTCCACCGGCGTTCGTCGCGTGAGCGGGCCGGCCAGTTCCTGGCCGAAGGTCCGCAGTCGGTGCGGGAGGTCCTGCGCTTCGCGCCCGGCACCGTCGACGCCGTCTACTACGTGCGCGGTGAGCGCAGCGCGGAACTGGTCGAACTGGCCGCCCAGCGGGGCGTCACCACCCGGGAGTGCACCCCCGAGGTGCTCGCGCAGATGTGCGAGGCCCAGCATCCGCAACCGGTGGTTGCCGTGGTGCGCCCGGTGTCGGTGTCGCTCGACGAGGCGTTGGCCGGCGACGGCTACGTGGTCGTGCTGACCAACGTGCGCGACCCCGGCAACGCCGGCACGGTGATCCGCGGCGCCGACGCGGCGGGTGCGCGGTGCGTGCTGATCAGCGACTCCAGCGTCGACATCGAGAACCCCAAGGTGGTGCGGTCGACCGTCGGGTCACTGTGGCACCTGCCGATCCACACCGGGTCGAGCATCGAAGAGATCTTCGCCGCCTGCCGTGACGCCGGCCTGCTGCTGCTGGCTGCCGACGGCGTCGGTGAGCAGTTGCTGCCCGACACCGACCTCACCCGTCCGCACGCCTGGGTGATGGGCAACGAGGCGTGGGGTCTCGAACCCGAGGTGCGCGACGCCTGCGACGAGGTGGTGCGGGTGCCGATCTACGGGCACGCCGAGTCGCTCAACCTCGCGATGGCCGCGACCGTCTGCATGTACGCCAGCGCCGCCGCGACGCAGACCACCGACTGA
- the rpmI gene encoding 50S ribosomal protein L35, whose protein sequence is MPKMKTHSGAKKRFRVTGSGKVMRQRARHVHKFQERSKSATRRLVPDVVVAKSDEKKIKKLLGQ, encoded by the coding sequence ATGCCGAAGATGAAGACCCACAGTGGTGCCAAGAAGCGTTTCCGCGTGACCGGCTCCGGCAAGGTGATGCGTCAGCGTGCGCGTCACGTGCACAAGTTCCAGGAGCGCAGCAAGTCGGCCACCCGCCGCCTCGTTCCGGACGTCGTCGTCGCCAAGTCCGACGAGAAGAAGATCAAGAAGCTTCTCGGTCAGTAA